A portion of the Pseudorasbora parva isolate DD20220531a chromosome 1, ASM2467924v1, whole genome shotgun sequence genome contains these proteins:
- the si:ch211-107o10.3 gene encoding retinol dehydrogenase 11: MQEYTKTAKEFVEEHPTVTAVLVTGIGLLALRRWLAGGVCRSKARLDGKTVLITGANTGIGKETAVDMAQRGARVILACRDMGRANKAADEIRKRSGNGNVVVKRLDLASLQSVRALAKDVQQNEERLDILINNAGIMMCPQWQTKDGFEMQFGVNHLGHFLLTNLLLDLLKKSTPSRVVNVSSLAHEKGEIYFDDINLEKDYEPQKSYRQSKLANVLFTRELAARLKGTGVTTYSLHPGVIRTELGRHFLAVLPLWKKLLLLPIIFFVKTPWQGSQTTIYCAVDESLQNTSGLYYSDCAPKEAAPQGRDDAAAQRLWDLSTSMVGLA; the protein is encoded by the exons ATGCAGGAATACACAAAGACAGCAAAGGAGTTTGTGGAAGAACACCCTACAGTTACAGCTGTCCTGGTCACGG GTATCGGTCTGTTAGCCCTGCGGAGATGGCTGGCTGGTGGAGTCTGCCGCAGCAAAGCGCGCTTGGACGGCAAAACTGTCCTGATAACGGGAGCTAACACTGGTATCGGTAAAGAGACTGCGGTGGACATGGCCCAGAGAG GTGCAAGAGTGATTCTGGCGTGCAGAGACATGGGCAGAGCCAACAAAGCAGCGGATGAGATCAGGAAGAGGAGTGGAAATGGCAATGTGGTTGTAAAGAGGCTGGATCTGGCCTCCTTGCAGTCCGTCCGAGCTCTAGCCAAAGATGTACAGCAGAATGAGGAGAGATTGGATATTCTCATTAATAACGCTG GGATAATGATGTGCCCACAGTGGCAGACAAAAGATGGCTTTGAGATGCAGTTTGGGGTGAACCACCTGGGCCATTTCCTGCTTACCAACTTACTTCTGGACTTGTTGAAGAAATCAACACCTAGCCGTGTTGTCAATGTGTCTAGCTTGGCCCATGAGAAAG GTGAGATTTATTTTGATGATATAAACCTGGAGAAAGACTATGAGCCACAAAAAAGCTATAGACAGAGCAAGCTGGCCAATGTTCTGTTTACCCGTGAACTAGCTGCCAGGTTGAAAG GCACAGGAGTGACAACTTACTCTCTGCATCCTGGGGTGATCCGTACTGAACTCGGCCGACACTTTTTAGCCGTGCTGCCTCTTTGGAAGAAGCTTTTGCTCTTGCCAATTATTTTCTTTGTCAAAACACCTTGGCAGGGTTCACAGACCACCATCTATTGTGCTGTGGATGAGAGTCTGCAAAATACCAGTGGCCTATACTACAG TGATTGTGCACCCAAAGAGGCGGCTCCTCAGGGTAGGGATGATGCTGCAGCCCAACGACTGTGGGATCTCAGTACTTCTATGGTGGGCCTGGCTTGA
- the tmed3 gene encoding transmembrane emp24 domain-containing protein 3 → MRHPCLLILAVYIAFINATELTFELPDNEKQCFHEDLEQGVKFDIDFQVIAGGNYDVDCFVTDPMNNMLYQERKKQYDSFSHTTTMKGVYRVCFSNEFSTFSHKTVYLDFRTGEDDRLYPDANRATALTQMESACLSIHEILKVVSDSQTWYRLREAQDRLRAEDLNERVHIWSIGETIILFVVCIGQVLMLKSFFNDKKASVATST, encoded by the exons ATGAGACACCCTTGTCTTTTAATTTTGGCTGTGTACATAGCCTTTATAAATGCCACCGAATTAACCTTTGAATTGCCCGACAATGAGAAACAATGCTTTCACGAAGACCTAGAGCAAGGAGTCAAGTTTGATATAGACTTTCAG GTTATTGCTGGAGGAAACTATGATGTTGACTGTTTTGTGACAGATCCAATGAATAACATGCTGTATCAGGAACGAAAAAAGCAATATGACAGCTTTTCCCATACAACAACCATGAAGGGAGTGTACAGAGTCTGCTTTAGCAACGAGTTCTCCACCTTCTCTCACAAAACTGTTTACCTGGACTTCCGAACTGGGGAGGATGACAGATTATATCCTGACGCGAACAGAGCTACAGCTCTCACACAG ATGGAGTCGGCGTGCTTGTCTATCCATGAGATCCTGAAAGTGGTATCAGACTCTCAGACCTGGTATCGTCTTCGAGAGGCTCAGGACCGACTAAGGGCTGAAGATCTGAATGAGCGTGTGCACATTTGGTCAATTGGGGAGACCATAATCCTGTTTGTGGTCTGTATTGGCCAGGTGCTTATGCTTAAGAGTTTCTTCAATGACAAGAAAGCCAGTGTTGCCACCAGCACATAG